GAGGTAGGGAGAGGCGTAGGGAGCGGCGTAGGGAGCAGCGTAGGGAGCGGCGTAGGGAGCGGCGTAGGGAGCGGCGTAGGGATAGGCAGAGTAGGCGGCGGCAGCTCCCAGGGCAGAGGCGTAAGGAGTCGAGTAGGCAGCCGTCAGTGGAGCGGAGtaagcggcggcggcggccgtCAGGGGAGCAGCAGCGTACCGGGCGGACACCAGGGCGGGGGCGGCCGGAACACCCGACACGTAGCGGCTGGAGACGGGTCCGGCGTACTCGAACGGAGCCGTGGTGTAGGAGGAGAGGGTGCCGTCGTAGTTGTTGCGGACATCCACCTGGCTGCTGCCACCGGCGGCTGACAGGGGAGCCGTGACCACGGGCACACTGGCCACTGGGGCGGTGGCCAGAGGAACGCCACTCACGGGAAGACTGAGTGGAGCCACCAGACCGGGCTTGGCCGAGGAGCAGGCGATGAGGGCGGCAATAACCAACtggaagggagagagagattctGGTTAGATATTCCATCAATGGAGTGCTTGGATCCTTCGGATTTACTCACAAACTTGAACATTTTGCTGTGGTGGGGTTGTGTCTAAAGCTCTTGAG
The sequence above is a segment of the Drosophila pseudoobscura strain MV-25-SWS-2005 chromosome X, UCI_Dpse_MV25, whole genome shotgun sequence genome. Coding sequences within it:
- the LOC6900016 gene encoding cuticle protein 16.5, with the protein product MFKFLVIAALIACSSAKPGLVAPLSLPVSGVPLATAPVASVPVVTAPLSAAGGSSQVDVRNNYDGTLSSYTTAPFEYAGPVSSRYVSGVPAAPALVSARYAAAPLTAAAAAYSAPLTAAYSTPYASALGAAAAYSAYPYAAPYAAPYAAPYAAPYAAPYASPYLASPYAAPYAAPQVVV